One region of Gigantopelta aegis isolate Gae_Host chromosome 7, Gae_host_genome, whole genome shotgun sequence genomic DNA includes:
- the LOC121377792 gene encoding 52 kDa repressor of the inhibitor of the protein kinase-like: MGRPEKRKQELKIASKRCQSLDKFFNNKRPRPREGQTQQAPREERPTPDEKSNPSESPSGSASEGYKEESQTKTPTATINDIGHIITATMSVLDIKKAIEGLSDGEKYTLIKHHSQPSETYTFPIIYVGGCNRSFKLSWLKEYQWLVYSQKLDGAFCIMCSLFCMNREGKGQFVNRPFINWQKKSEKCKSHESNEYHQEAMQIADTFIKSIENPNATIPILMENNRSKNIDKNREILRCIAEAIVYCGKQGIALRGKNEHLEDEKTNPGNFLSLIKVLARYCSTLHEHLMEPQMKCVTYLSPQTQNELLDVIGNHIILGDLVQEIKTAQFYSIMADEVTSHNTEQLALCVRFVDSDENIREEFIQFSKVIRTTGEYLANEIIHILENLGIPLKDMRGQGYDGASNMSSGRVGVQAKIREHAPLATYVHCSGHCLNLVISHACNIPEVRNMIDKLKNCCLFFRNSPKRNELLELITAIKVENQTRRKTLIDLCRTRWAERQNAYQHFYQCYFFIVDALQVIGYKMHLEEYNGLHEGFAELYWDWKTQTRSDAQQLLTGITSFGFIIVFLTVYQYLSHLSGLTVQLQSSSLDIIHAYNAVNDIKDIYKKERHDVDSNFESVIFKQAERMAAKVGVEPNKPRVSGRQIYRANNAASSTVLEHYKLNLAIPFLDHVCENLNSKFSGLAKTAISLLGLVPSILCENNMSIDEILRMYNEDLPSPEVTDLELKRWKMRYENVSPERRPSTPAAALKDCDGTHFPNIKTLLRIACTIPATSCECERSASSLRRLHSYARATMGQERLSALALLHIHYDKEIDLDRVVNVFVQCHPRRLELSSIIKP; the protein is encoded by the coding sequence ATGGGCAggccagagaaaagaaaacaggAACTGAAAATTGCATCCAAGAGATGTCAATCCCTGGATAAATTCTTTAACAATAAACGACCACGACCAAGAGAAGGGCAAACCCAACAGGCACCACGAGAAGAACGCCCGACTCCTGACGAAAAAAGTAATCCATCAGAATCGCCATCAGGGTCTGCTAGCGAAGGATACAAAGAAGAATCCCAAACCAAGACACCTACTGCAACAATTAACGATATTGGACATATCATTACTGCAACAATGTCAGTACTAGATATTAAAAAAGCAATTGAAGGACTCTCTGATGGAGAAAAATATACACTAATCAAACACCATAGCCAGCCGTCCGAAACATATACATTTCCTATAATATATGTTGGTGGCTGTAACCGCAGTTTTAAACTCAGCTGGTTGAAGGAATATCAATGGTTAGTTTATAGCCAAAAACTCGATGGTGCCTTTTGCATCATGTGTTCACTTTTCTGTATGAATCGAGAAGGGAAAGGGCAATTTGTCAATCGGCCATTTATAAATTGGCAAAAGAAGTCCGAAAAGTGCAAAAGCCACGAAAGCAACGAGTACCACCAAGAGGCAATGCAAATTGCAGACACGTTCATCAAAAGTATTGAAAATCCTAATGCCACTATTCCAATTTTGATGGAAAACAATAGGTCAAAGAACATTGACAAAAACCGAGAAATACTTCGATGCATTGCAGAAGCAATTGTGTATTGTGGCAAGCAAGGTATAGCATTACGTGGGAAGAACGAACACTTGGAGGATGAGAAAACAAACCCGGGAAATTTTCTCTCCTTGATCAAGGTACTGGCTAGGTATTGCTCAACCTTACATGAACATTTAATGGAGCCACAAATGAAATGTGTCACTTACTTGTCaccacaaacacaaaatgagtTACTCGATGTTATAGGCAATCACATAATTCTCGGTGACCTTGTCCAAGAGATAAAGACAGCACAGTTCTATAGTATCATGGCGGATGAGGTGACATCTCATAACACTGAACAGCTGGCTCTGTGCGTCCGCTTCGTGGATTCAGATGAAAATATTAGGGAGGAGTtcatacaattttcaaaagtgaTTCGCACCACGGGTGAATATCTGGCCAATGAGATCATTCACATACTGGAAAACCTTGGTATACCATTGAAAGATATGCGTGGTCAAGGATATGATGGGGCGAGTAACATGTCATCTGGTCGAGTTGGCGTCCAGGCTAAAATCCGAGAGCATGCTCCATTAGCAACATATGTGCACTGTAGTGGCCATTGCTTAAATCTGGTTATAAGTCACGCCTGTAACATACCAGAAGTGCGTAACATGATCGACAAACTTAAGAACTGTTGCCTTTTTTTCCGAAATAGCCCAAAGAGAAATGAACTTCTTGAGTTGATTACAGCGATTAAAGTCGAGAACCAAACAAGGAGAAAAACTTTAATTGATCTCTGTCGGACCCGATGGGCGGAGCGCCAAAATGCCTACCAACACTTTTACCAGTGCTATTTCTTTATTGTTGATGCCCTACAGGTGATCGGCTACAAGATGCATCTTGAAGAATACAATGGTCTACATGAAGGTTTTGCAGAATTGTATTGGGATTGGAAAACACAGACCCGCAGTGATGCGCAGCAGTTGCTCACTGGTATAACAAGTTTTGGCTTTATTATAGTTTTCCTCACAGTCTACCAATATCTCTCACATCTTTCTGGACTTACTGTTCAGCTCCAAAGCTCCTCTCTGGATATTATTCATGCATATAATGCCGTGAACGATATTAAAGATATCTACAAGAAAGAGCGCCATGACGTTGACAGTAATTTCGAATCTGTAATTTTCAAACAGGCAGAGAGAATGGCAGCAAAAGTGGGTGTTGAGCCCAATAAGCCAAGGGTCAGTGGGAGACAGATATACCGTGCCAATAATGCTGCAAGTAGTACTGTACTGGAACACTACAAACTGAACTTGGCAATTCCTTTCTTGGATCATGTGTGTGAAAATTTAAACTCTAAGTTTTCTGGACTGGCTAAAACTGCAATTTCACTGCTAGGACTAGTACCATCTATACTTTGTGAAAACAACATGTCGATTGACGAAATCCTACGTATGTACAACGAGGATCTCCCATCACCCGAGGTGACCGACCTAGAATTGAAACGTTGGAAAATGCGATATGAAAATGTGTCACCTGAGAGGAGACCTTCTACTCCAGCTGCTGCGTTGAAGGATTGTGATGGAACCCATTTTCCTAACATAAAAACTCTTCTCAGGATCGCATGTACTATTCCAGCAACCTCCTGTGAGTGCGAACGAAGTGCAAGTTCATTAAGGCGTTTACATTCATATGCGAGGGCAACGATGGGGCAAGAACGCCTGTCTGCATTGGCACTCTTGCACATTCATTACGATAAGGAGATTGATCTTGACCGTGTCGTGAACGTGTTTGTACAATGTCATCCAAGGCGTCTTGAACTCTCATCGATAATTAAACCATAA
- the LOC121377609 gene encoding uncharacterized protein LOC121377609 → MKFESAFLMTCLVLATVHASVKGQCSLTDCLRERFACSRVELGDGVSQMEHEHMCCKMYAECYVECGKKGGKPPTCDFPKKRGSWNKREFLNKFKGDFDF, encoded by the exons atGAAGTTCGAAAGCGCCTTCTTGATGACGTGTCTTGTGCTGGCCACCGTGCACGCGTCGGTCAAAGGTCAGTGCTCGCTGACGGACTGTCTACGGGAGAGGTTCGCGTGCAGCAGGGTGGAGCTGGGGGACGGCGTGTCACAGATGGAGCACGAGCACATGTGCTGTAAGATGTACGCCGAGTGTTACGTCGAGTGCGGCAAAAAAGGAGGAAAACCACCAAC CTGTGATTTCCCAAAGAAGAGAGGAAGCTGGAACAAACGTGAATTCTTGAACAAATTCAAGGGAGACTTCGATTTCTGA